TGACGGTGGATGGCTGCTCAACGGCACCAAGGTGTGGACGAGTGGCGCACATCTGGCTCATCAAGTGGTCGTCCTGGCCCGGACGAGTCCGCCGGACCCCGAGCGGCGGCACGCCGGCTTCAGCCAGTTCATCGTGCCGTGCGATGCCACTGGTGTGCGTATCGAACCGATCCGCTTGATGAACGGTGAGCACCACTTCAACGAGGTCATCTTCGACGACGTGCTGGTACCCGACGCCGATGTGCTCGGTGAGATCGGCAATGGCTGGCATCAGGTCACCTCCGAGCTGTCGTTCGAGCGCAGCGGTCCCGAACGGCTGCTGTCGACCGCTCCGCTGATCGTCGCGGCGATCCGTGTGATGAGCGCCGGGCCGTGCGACGACCGCACCGCCGAGGACGTGGGAGACCTTCTGGCACGGTTGATTTCGCTGCGCCAGTTGTCGGTCTGGGTGGCAAGGATGCTCACCAGCGCCGGGGACGCCGCCAACCAGGCAGCGCTCGTCAAGGATCTCGGTACCCGGTTCGAGCAGGACTCGATCGAGGCGATCACCGATCTCGTCGACAGAGTGCCGATGACACCCGAGTTGAGCGAGCTGTTGACGACCGCCCGCCTACACAAGGCCGTGTTCACTCTGCGCGGTGGCACCAACGAGGTGTTGCGCGGTGTCGTGGCACGCGGAATGGGGCTGCGATGAGCGCACTTTCCGGAGGAGTGTTCGATGGCGGGCCCGTCGACGACGACAACGCCGAGCTGCGACAGCTGGTCGCCGACATCGGAGCGCGATCGTTTGAAGCCCGGCTTGGATCGCGCCGCATACCCGAGATCTTCGACGAGTCGCTGTGGCGCAACCTCGACGAGACCGGCTTGGCGCGGCTGACGAGCACGCCGGAACTGGATGCGGGGCCCCAACAGCTCGCGGTCGTCCTGCGTGGAATCGCCCGATACGCCGGCGCGGTCCCGATCGCCGAAACCGACGCGCTGGCAGCCTGGTTGGGCAACACGATAGGAATTGAGCTGCCCGTCGGCCCGTTGACCGTCGCGATCGCCGACCGTGACGCCGCGGCAGCGACCGACGTGCCGTGGACGCGGGCGAGTGTGGCTGTGCTGCTCGTGATGCGTAACGCGGGTGCGGCGCGGGTCGGACTCATCGACCCGGGGCGGGTGGACATCACCGACGGCCACAACCTCGCCGGCGAACCCCGCGACCGCGTGAGGTTCGATGTCGATGCCGCCGCCCTGACCGAAGTCGACGCCGCGCTCGTCGACGAGTTGTTGCTGCGCGGCTCGTGGTGCCGATGCATGCAGATCATCGGCGCGCTCGACGCCGCGGCCGCGATGTCGGTGGCCCACACCACCGAACGCGTGCAGTTCGGCCGCGCCCTGAGCAAGTTCCAGTCGGTGCAGCACTCACTGGCCGCGATGGCCGGTGAGATCGAACGGGCGAGGGCCGTCGCCACTCTCGCCGTCGCTGCGGCCGCCGACTACGGCTTCTCCGCGCCGGAGACCGAGTACGCCGTCACCGTGGCGCGGGTCGTCGTCGGCCGCGCCGTCACCCCGGTCACCACGATCGCCCATCAGCTGCACGGCGCGATCGGCGTCACCGACGAGCATTCGTTGTGGTCGGTGACCATGCGTGCCCAGAGCTGGACGTCCGACTACGGGACGACGGTGGGCCACGCCCGCAAGCTCGGTCGAATGGCGCTGACCGCCGCCGAACCGTGGGACCTGGTCATCGGGAACATCTGAAAGCAACTGCACCAGAGGAGAATACGTGGGCAACGAGAAGTTCAGTGGCGCGTCGGCGATCGTCAGCGGCGGAGCGGGTGGTCTCGGCGAAGCGGCTGTTCGACGTCTGCACGCAGAGGGTCTCGGTGTCGTCATCGCCGACCTCGCCGCCGACAAGGGCAAGGCGCTGGCCGACGAATTGGGTGACCGGGCAGCGTTCGTCAGCACCGACGTGACGAGCGAGGACTCCGTCAACGACGCGATCGCGCAGGCCAATACGCTCGGCCGGCTGCGCTACGCCGTTGTGGCGCACGGCGGATTTGGCGTCGCCGAGCGCATCGTCGGGCGCGACGGGAGCCCGGCCGATTTCGCGGGCTTCACCAAGACCATCGACCTGTACCTCAACGGCACCTACAACGTGACCCGTCTGGTGGCCGCATCCGTCGCCGCCGCGGACGCGCATGCCGACGG
The sequence above is drawn from the Mycobacterium gallinarum genome and encodes:
- a CDS encoding acyl-CoA dehydrogenase family protein, coding for MTSFAALSANEPELAKLRAAAREFLSADRAEYGWRPAVDSWLGQWDEGFSARLGDAGFVGMIIPKRYGGQGLSHLHRYVVTEELLGQGAPVAAHWVADRQVAPGLLAYGNDEQRQRLLPRIAAGRYFSSIGMSEHTAGSDLAAVQTKATKTDGGWLLNGTKVWTSGAHLAHQVVVLARTSPPDPERRHAGFSQFIVPCDATGVRIEPIRLMNGEHHFNEVIFDDVLVPDADVLGEIGNGWHQVTSELSFERSGPERLLSTAPLIVAAIRVMSAGPCDDRTAEDVGDLLARLISLRQLSVWVARMLTSAGDAANQAALVKDLGTRFEQDSIEAITDLVDRVPMTPELSELLTTARLHKAVFTLRGGTNEVLRGVVARGMGLR
- a CDS encoding acyl-CoA dehydrogenase family protein, with product MSALSGGVFDGGPVDDDNAELRQLVADIGARSFEARLGSRRIPEIFDESLWRNLDETGLARLTSTPELDAGPQQLAVVLRGIARYAGAVPIAETDALAAWLGNTIGIELPVGPLTVAIADRDAAAATDVPWTRASVAVLLVMRNAGAARVGLIDPGRVDITDGHNLAGEPRDRVRFDVDAAALTEVDAALVDELLLRGSWCRCMQIIGALDAAAAMSVAHTTERVQFGRALSKFQSVQHSLAAMAGEIERARAVATLAVAAAADYGFSAPETEYAVTVARVVVGRAVTPVTTIAHQLHGAIGVTDEHSLWSVTMRAQSWTSDYGTTVGHARKLGRMALTAAEPWDLVIGNI
- a CDS encoding SDR family oxidoreductase produces the protein MGNEKFSGASAIVSGGAGGLGEAAVRRLHAEGLGVVIADLAADKGKALADELGDRAAFVSTDVTSEDSVNDAIAQANTLGRLRYAVVAHGGFGVAERIVGRDGSPADFAGFTKTIDLYLNGTYNVTRLVAASVAAADAHADGERGALVLTASIAGYEGQIGQSAYAAAKAGVIGLTLAGARDLSSLGIRVNTIAPGTMKTPIMESVGEEAIAKFAANVPFPKRLGTPDEFADAAVFLLANGYVNGEVMRLDGAQRFGPR